The Montipora capricornis isolate CH-2021 chromosome 1, ASM3666992v2, whole genome shotgun sequence genome contains a region encoding:
- the LOC138013680 gene encoding heparan sulfate glucosamine 3-O-sulfotransferase 5-like, whose product MTRRMIIRNVLLGSVFLSTCMVFFFVYQSIQFPTLLTVILSDEDVYGISPFFRKQSGNATDYSREVLYTVSENKRKQERRLPNALIIGIRKGGTRAILEFLARHPSVKACKHEVHFFDRQENYVRGLNWYRDQMPLSFSNETTMEKTPAYFVTDDVPRKIFQMSPSIKLLVVVRDPTIRAMSDYAQVLENNNGSLSRSFESYVTEGPHHRILRKNSRFVTIGIYVDHLNKWLEYFPLKQIHFISGEELIKNPVHELKSVEIFLGLKPFFSENLFYYNATKGFFCLKSGCLAKSKGRRHPLVDDDVVKLLRDFYRPLNKDFYSAVGRNFGWS is encoded by the coding sequence ATGACGAGAAGGATGATAATACGGAATGTTTTATTGGGGAGTGTATTCCTGTCAACATGTATGGTATTCTTCTTCGTTTACCAGAGCATACAGTTTCCAACATTGCTAACGGTAATACTGAGTGATGAAGATGTATACGGAATCTCCCCTTTCTTTCGGAAGCAAAGCGGAAATGCAACAGACTACTCTAGAGAAGTTCTATATACCGTctcagaaaataaaagaaaacaagaaagacGCTTACCAAATGCTCTTATTATCGGAATAAGAAAAGGAGGTACAAGGGCTATCCTTGAGTTTTTGGCTCGTCATCCAAGCGTGAAAGCCTGTAAGCATGAAGTTCACTTCTTTGATAGACAGGAAAACTATGTTCGTGGACTCAACTGGTACAGAGACCAGATGCCGCTGTCTTTTTCTAACGAAACAACAATGGAGAAAACGCCGGCCTACTTTGTCACTGATGACGTACCCAGAAAGATCTTTCAAATGTCCCCTTCTATTAAGTTGTTGGTAGTGGTACGGGATCCCACGATCCGCGCGATGTCAGATTACGCGCAAGTGCTTGAAAATAACAACGGTTCTCTGAGCCGATCCTTCGAGAGTTACGTCACTGAGGGTCCGCACCATCGCATTCTTCGTAAGAACAGTCGATTCGTCACCATTGGTATTTACGTTGATCATTTAAACAAATGGCTTGAATACTTTCCTCTAAAGCAGATTCACTTCATCAGTGGGGAAGAGTTGATCAAGAATCCAgtgcatgaattgaaatcagtTGAGATTTTCTTGGGTTTAAAGCCATTTTTCAGCGAAAACTTATTTTACTACAACGCCACTAAGGGTTTCTTTTGTCTTAAGTCAGGATGCCTCGCAAAATCCAAGGGTCGACGCCACCCACTTGTTGATGATGATGTAGTGAAGCTGTTGCGTGATTTCTACAGGCCTCTGAACAAAGACTTTTATAGTGCTGTAGGACGAAACTTTGGCTGGAGCTAG